One Sebastes umbrosus isolate fSebUmb1 chromosome 6, fSebUmb1.pri, whole genome shotgun sequence DNA window includes the following coding sequences:
- the fitm2 gene encoding fat storage-inducing transmembrane protein 2 codes for MAAVDVIVDNLVTLWRIPAVRLNFPWIFLLIAAVGSILKELELVPQTYFSSNRNALNVYFVKVSWGWTLLLLTPFVLLSNSSFSRSVSFLSRRLLSLVVATAIWYVCTETFFYIENATGSCFETGSVDVMNEVFATKASCRRAGFRWQGYDISGHSFILAYSALLIVEETAPMASLKTASLSALPRQVLNLLYVALNLIVIVWVWMFACTSVYFHDPSHKLLGTICGLLGWYLTYRVWYLKPLSPGLPPQRHPKEQKQHA; via the exons ATGGCGGCGGTGGATGTCATTGTGGATAACTTGGTGACTCTCTGGAGGATTCCGGCCGTCAGACTCAACTTCCCCTGGATATTTCTACTCATAGCGGCCGTGGGGTCGATCCTGAAGGAGCTGGAGCTCGTCCCGCAGACGTATTTCAGCAGCAACAGGAACGCCCTGAATGT GTATTTTGTCAAAGTGTCCTGGggttggacgctgctgctgctgaccccCTTCGTCCTCCTCTCCAACTCCTCCTTCAGCCGTAGCGTGTCCTTCCTCAGCCGCCGGCTGCTGTCTCTGGTGGTGGCGACGGCCATCTGGTACGTCTGCACCGAGACCTTCTTCTACATCGAGAACGCCACCGGCTCGTGTTTTGAAACCGGCAGCGTGGATGTCATGAATGAGGTGTTTGCAACCAAAGCCAGCTGCAGGCGGGCCGGCTTCCGCTGGCAAGGCTATGACATCTCGGGACACTCCTTCATCCTGGCCTACTCTGCTCTCCTCATCGTGGAGGAAACGGCGCCGATGGCCTCCCTGAAGACAGCCAGTCTCTCCGCGCTGCCCAGGCAGGTCCTCAACCTACTGTACGTGGCCTTGAATCTGATAGTGATCGTTTGGGTGTGGATGTTTGCCTGCACCTCTGTTTACTTCCACGACCCGTCTCACAAGTTGTTAGGGACCATATGCGGCCTGTTGGGGTGGTATCTGACATATCGGGTGTGGTATCTAAAACCTTTGTCACCGGGACTTCCCCCTCAGCGCCACCCGAAAGAACAGAAACAACACGCCTAA